One segment of Agrococcus sp. ProA11 DNA contains the following:
- the leuE gene encoding leucine efflux protein LeuE, whose translation MSLDAATLAAFIAGVIVIVLLPGANSLYVITVSLRAGRRSGFRAMLGVFLGDAILMVLAVLSAQALSANPLVFRILTWAGALYLCWLALGLVRSAVARIRAKRDHTAEPAPTENPTHPLTAPNPIIARPRIAPFRTALVTSLLNPKAILFFASFFVQFIDPDSATPLGDLLVLMLILETVSATYLAAVVLISARIGRSVQPHGWLAIAGTLLAAAAFVALAVRVVLP comes from the coding sequence ATGAGCCTCGACGCCGCAACGCTGGCCGCATTCATAGCCGGCGTCATCGTGATCGTGCTGCTGCCGGGCGCCAACAGCCTCTACGTCATCACCGTCTCGCTCCGCGCCGGTCGCCGCTCCGGTTTCCGCGCGATGCTCGGCGTCTTCCTCGGCGACGCCATCCTGATGGTGCTCGCGGTGCTCTCGGCGCAGGCGCTCTCGGCCAACCCGCTCGTCTTCCGGATCCTGACCTGGGCGGGCGCGCTGTACCTGTGCTGGCTCGCGCTCGGCCTGGTGCGCAGCGCGGTCGCTCGCATCCGCGCCAAGCGCGACCACACCGCCGAGCCGGCGCCGACCGAGAACCCGACGCACCCGCTCACGGCCCCGAACCCGATCATCGCGAGGCCCCGGATCGCGCCGTTCCGCACCGCGCTCGTCACGAGCCTCCTGAACCCGAAGGCGATCCTCTTCTTCGCATCCTTCTTCGTGCAGTTCATCGATCCCGACTCAGCCACACCGCTCGGCGACCTGCTGGTGCTGATGCTGATCCTGGAGACGGTCTCGGCCACCTACCTCGCCGCGGTCGTACTGATCAGCGCACGCATCGGTCGCAGCGTGCAGCCGCACGGCTGGCTCGCGATCGCGGGCACGCTGCTGGCCGCCGCCGCCTTCGTGGCGCTCGCGGTGCGCGTCGTGCTGCCGTAG
- a CDS encoding vitamin K epoxide reductase family protein gives MTEIRRAHIAAPRWLGALLIVTGLLGLLGAFALSVERIELLLNPEESLGCDLNPFLTCSGAIESEQGELFGFPNPFLGLMAFPAPIIVGALTLGRVAMPRWVWTVFSIGVLGGFAIVLYLAQQSIFVLGFVCPWCFLVWLAMYAMAFPLWVWGFGSGALPAGSGMRRAFAKLIPWGWVFSLALAVILVVTIMIVLPGIPRYLLSSL, from the coding sequence ATGACTGAGATCCGCCGCGCCCACATCGCAGCGCCGAGGTGGCTCGGCGCGCTGCTGATCGTCACGGGGCTCCTGGGCCTGCTGGGCGCCTTCGCGCTCTCGGTCGAGCGCATCGAGCTGCTGCTCAACCCGGAGGAGTCGCTCGGCTGCGACCTCAATCCGTTCCTGACCTGCTCGGGCGCGATCGAGTCGGAGCAGGGCGAGCTGTTCGGCTTCCCGAATCCGTTCCTGGGGCTCATGGCGTTCCCCGCTCCGATCATCGTCGGGGCGCTGACGCTGGGTCGCGTCGCCATGCCCCGCTGGGTGTGGACGGTCTTCTCGATCGGTGTGCTCGGCGGCTTCGCGATCGTGCTCTACCTCGCGCAGCAGTCGATCTTCGTGCTGGGCTTCGTGTGCCCCTGGTGCTTCCTGGTGTGGCTGGCGATGTACGCGATGGCGTTCCCCCTGTGGGTGTGGGGCTTCGGCTCCGGCGCGCTCCCCGCTGGGTCAGGCATGCGCCGCGCCTTCGCGAAGCTCATCCCGTGGGGCTGGGTCTTCTCGCTCGCCCTCGCCGTGATCCTGGTCGTGACAATCATGATCGTCCTCCCCGGCATCCCCCGCTACCTGCTCAGCAGCCTCTGA
- the ndk gene encoding nucleoside-diphosphate kinase, with protein MQSTLVLIKPDGVKRQLTGAILARIEAKGYVIADLRLVQPARALLEEHYAEHQGKPFFEPLVEFMLSGPSVAIRLEGDRVIEGFRSLAGTTDPTTAAPGTIRGDLGRDWGLKVQQNLVHGSDSEESAERELALWFA; from the coding sequence ATGCAGAGCACCCTCGTCCTCATCAAGCCCGACGGCGTCAAGCGCCAGCTGACCGGCGCCATCCTCGCCCGCATCGAGGCAAAGGGATACGTCATCGCAGACCTGCGCCTCGTGCAGCCCGCGCGGGCACTGCTGGAGGAGCACTACGCCGAGCATCAGGGCAAGCCCTTCTTCGAGCCGCTCGTGGAGTTCATGCTCTCGGGCCCGTCGGTCGCGATCCGCCTCGAGGGCGACCGCGTGATCGAGGGCTTCCGCTCGCTCGCGGGCACCACCGACCCCACGACGGCCGCACCGGGCACCATCCGCGGCGACCTGGGCCGCGACTGGGGCCTCAAGGTGCAGCAGAACCTCGTGCACGGCTCCGACTCCGAGGAGTCGGCCGAGCGCGAGCTCGCCCTCTGGTTCGCCTGA
- a CDS encoding DUF4233 domain-containing protein, which produces MTAEAEQPARRQRPQRGAMESLLRIVHVMEVSALAFGALAAWGISRDWPQPAAFGIVFVLLIAAMPLLSRPWGWIVSLVLQVALAALTFVEIIWGIVALVFVILWIWTFVKARGIERQRRAAGLDPRGAPGS; this is translated from the coding sequence GTGACCGCCGAGGCCGAGCAGCCAGCGCGGCGGCAGCGCCCGCAGCGCGGCGCCATGGAGTCGCTGCTGCGCATCGTGCACGTCATGGAGGTGAGCGCGCTGGCCTTCGGCGCGCTCGCCGCCTGGGGCATCTCGCGCGACTGGCCGCAGCCCGCGGCGTTCGGCATCGTCTTCGTGCTGCTGATCGCCGCGATGCCGCTGCTGTCGCGGCCGTGGGGATGGATCGTGAGCCTCGTGCTGCAGGTGGCGCTCGCCGCGCTGACCTTCGTCGAGATCATCTGGGGCATCGTCGCGCTCGTGTTCGTCATCCTCTGGATCTGGACCTTCGTGAAGGCGCGCGGCATCGAGCGGCAGCGGCGCGCCGCGGGCCTCGACCCGCGCGGCGCCCCCGGCTCGTAG
- a CDS encoding folylpolyglutamate synthase/dihydrofolate synthase family protein — protein sequence MSDELEPGSLPEVDERILEVLEHAEAAEAAYQALLERAGEQAVEPRIEATRRAVELLGDPQRLFRVIHITGTNGKGSTARIADALLRAHGLRTGVLTSPHLERVNERILIDGEPVSDEAFARGYDDIEPFLEMVDAELAQQGERRLTFFEAFTVLAFAVMADAPVDVAVLEVGMGGTWDSTNVADGDVAVITPIALDHTNRLGSTVEAIAGEKAGIIKPDAIVVSAAQEPSVVAVLEARAEEVGARLLLDGRDFSLTTQSVAVGGQLITVQGLAAEYIDQLVPLMGSHQGRNAALAMVAVEAFLGGGSQPMTAEVLADGLAAATSPGRLDLIGTEPLVIADAAHNPHGAAALRAALGEYFGLERVTLVLGVLAGKDVKGVLTELEPVIDELIVTQSTSERALDADELAGAAVAVLGADRVLVEPDLSTAVETARDAAADRGGAVVVTGSITLLGDVISHARETGWLQRPDVRRQAATVQLDAPELEAEELEAEQLEAEQLRGEQRGGDL from the coding sequence ATGAGCGACGAGCTGGAGCCGGGCTCGCTGCCCGAGGTCGACGAGCGCATCCTGGAGGTGCTCGAGCACGCGGAGGCGGCCGAGGCCGCCTATCAGGCGCTTCTCGAGCGGGCGGGGGAGCAGGCGGTGGAGCCGCGCATCGAGGCGACCCGCCGCGCGGTCGAGCTGCTGGGCGACCCGCAGCGGCTGTTCCGCGTCATCCACATCACCGGCACGAACGGCAAGGGGTCGACGGCCCGCATCGCCGACGCGCTGCTGCGCGCCCATGGGCTGCGCACCGGCGTGCTCACGAGCCCGCACCTCGAGCGCGTCAACGAGCGCATCCTCATCGATGGCGAGCCCGTCTCCGATGAGGCCTTCGCCCGCGGCTACGACGACATCGAGCCGTTCCTGGAGATGGTCGACGCCGAGCTCGCGCAGCAGGGCGAGCGCCGGCTGACGTTCTTCGAGGCGTTCACCGTGCTCGCCTTCGCGGTGATGGCGGATGCGCCGGTCGACGTCGCGGTGCTGGAAGTCGGCATGGGCGGCACCTGGGATTCCACGAACGTCGCCGACGGCGATGTCGCGGTGATCACGCCGATCGCGCTCGACCACACGAACCGGCTGGGGTCGACGGTGGAGGCGATCGCAGGCGAGAAGGCCGGCATCATCAAGCCCGACGCGATCGTCGTCTCGGCGGCGCAGGAGCCCTCGGTGGTCGCGGTGCTCGAGGCGCGGGCCGAGGAGGTCGGCGCTCGGCTGCTGCTCGACGGCCGCGACTTCTCGCTCACGACGCAGTCGGTGGCCGTCGGCGGTCAGCTCATCACCGTGCAGGGGCTCGCTGCGGAGTACATCGACCAGCTCGTGCCGCTCATGGGCTCGCATCAGGGTCGGAACGCCGCGCTCGCGATGGTGGCCGTCGAGGCCTTCCTCGGCGGCGGCTCGCAGCCGATGACCGCCGAGGTGCTCGCCGACGGACTCGCCGCGGCGACCTCGCCCGGCCGGCTCGACCTGATCGGCACCGAGCCGCTCGTGATCGCCGACGCCGCCCACAACCCGCACGGCGCGGCCGCGCTGCGCGCCGCGCTGGGGGAGTACTTCGGCCTCGAGCGCGTGACGCTCGTGCTCGGCGTGCTGGCCGGCAAGGACGTGAAGGGCGTGCTCACCGAGCTCGAGCCCGTGATCGACGAGCTGATCGTGACGCAGTCCACCTCCGAGCGCGCACTCGACGCCGACGAGCTCGCGGGCGCCGCGGTCGCGGTGCTCGGCGCCGACCGCGTGCTGGTGGAGCCCGACCTCTCGACCGCGGTCGAGACGGCGCGCGATGCGGCAGCCGATCGCGGCGGCGCCGTGGTCGTGACGGGATCCATCACGCTGCTGGGCGACGTGATCAGCCACGCCCGTGAGACCGGCTGGCTGCAGCGACCCGACGTGCGTCGCCAGGCCGCGACCGTGCAGCTGGATGCGCCGGAGCTGGAGGCAGAGGAGCTCGAGGCGGAGCAGCTGGAGGCCGAGCAGCTCCGGGGCGAGCAGCGCGGAGGTGACCTGTGA
- the ileS gene encoding isoleucine--tRNA ligase, with protein sequence MTDKTRYPLTDAESVVASPDLPAIETGILAFWKGDDTFKASVEQRQGCQEWVFYDGPPFANGLPHYGHLLTGYAKDVFPRFQTMRGKQVPRVFGWDTHGLPAELEAMKQLGITEKAEIEAMGVDVFNEKARASVLQYMDEWEAYVTRQARWVDFDGGYKTLDLTYMESVIWAFKTLHEKGLAYEGYRVLPYCWRDETPLSNHELRMDDDVYQDRQDTTLTVTFPLAGEQADALGLTGVKALAWTTTPWTLPTNLALAVGPAVEYVIVPAGPNGTTAGEGDFLLAADTVAGYFKDLGYDSAEDAVDAVTRTLPGAELAGITYAPLFDFYADADEWGTQHAFQILVDDYVATGEGTGIVHQAPAYGEDDQRVATAAGIPTILSVDDGGRFLDAVAPVAGMQVFDANKPLSKLLKDDGRVLRQASYVHSYPHCWRCRNPLIYKAVSSWFVRVTDIKDDLLAANEQINWVPENVKHGQFGKWLEGARDWSISRNRYWGSPIPVWKSDDANYPRVDVYGSLDELERDFGVRPSDLHRPAIDELTRPNPDDPTGKSTMRRIPDVLDVWFDSGSMPFAQFHYPFDNEQWFEEHSPADYIVEYIGQTRGWFYVMHVLSVALFGRPAFENVISHGIILGDDGFKASKSRQNYPDVNESFDTYGSDAVRWNLMQGSILRGGNFIVSEEGIREALRQFHLPLWSTWYFFSTYANRAADGQPYIAKRSTASADVLDRYILAKLRETVVSVTDALERLDATGATWAVREFIDVLTNWYVRGSRDRFWRGVASDGSGAEPFDTLHTVLETLTRLAAPLSPLVTEEVWKGLTGGRSVHLTDWPTPDELPADPELVAQMDAVRAIASVGNALRKQARKRVRLPLPTLTVVGAVDVSSFTDVLRDELNVRDVVLEEAAEDALERYGISRRLQVNARAAGPRLGKDVQGAIQAARAGDWSVTADDDGGETVTVGGIALVDGEYELALEVADDTAAVGFLPGGGFVVLDTATTPELEAEGLARDVVRAVQSARKDAGLDVSDRIRLTLGSDSHGVAALEANAELVKGETLAVELLLERVDDTMGELADGRTAHRVGDGSPLAISLEKAITVEQAQASAEGTQA encoded by the coding sequence GTGACCGACAAGACCAGGTACCCGCTCACCGACGCCGAGAGCGTCGTCGCCAGCCCCGATCTGCCGGCCATCGAGACCGGCATCCTCGCCTTCTGGAAGGGCGACGACACCTTCAAGGCCTCGGTCGAGCAGCGCCAGGGATGCCAGGAGTGGGTCTTCTACGACGGCCCGCCGTTCGCCAACGGCCTGCCGCACTACGGCCACCTGCTGACGGGCTACGCGAAGGATGTCTTCCCGCGCTTCCAGACGATGCGCGGCAAGCAGGTGCCGCGTGTGTTCGGCTGGGACACCCACGGCCTGCCGGCTGAGCTCGAGGCCATGAAGCAGCTCGGCATCACCGAGAAGGCCGAGATCGAGGCCATGGGCGTCGACGTCTTCAACGAGAAGGCGCGTGCCTCGGTGCTGCAGTACATGGACGAGTGGGAGGCGTACGTCACGCGCCAGGCCCGCTGGGTCGACTTCGACGGCGGCTACAAGACCCTCGACCTCACCTACATGGAGAGCGTCATCTGGGCGTTCAAGACTTTGCATGAGAAGGGCCTCGCCTACGAGGGCTACCGCGTGCTGCCGTACTGCTGGCGGGACGAGACGCCGCTGTCGAACCACGAGCTGCGGATGGACGACGACGTCTACCAGGACCGTCAGGACACCACGCTCACGGTCACGTTCCCGCTCGCCGGCGAGCAGGCGGATGCACTGGGTCTCACGGGCGTCAAGGCGCTGGCGTGGACGACCACGCCCTGGACCCTGCCGACGAACCTGGCGCTCGCGGTCGGTCCGGCCGTCGAGTACGTGATCGTGCCCGCGGGCCCGAACGGCACCACGGCGGGCGAGGGCGACTTCCTGCTCGCGGCCGACACCGTCGCCGGCTACTTCAAGGACCTCGGCTACGACTCGGCAGAGGATGCCGTCGACGCGGTGACGCGCACCTTGCCGGGCGCCGAGCTCGCCGGCATCACCTACGCGCCGCTGTTCGACTTCTACGCCGACGCCGACGAGTGGGGCACGCAGCACGCCTTCCAGATCCTCGTGGACGACTACGTCGCCACCGGCGAGGGCACCGGCATCGTGCACCAGGCGCCCGCCTACGGCGAGGACGACCAGCGGGTCGCGACCGCTGCGGGCATCCCCACGATCCTGTCGGTCGACGATGGCGGCCGGTTCCTGGACGCGGTCGCGCCGGTCGCGGGCATGCAGGTGTTCGACGCGAACAAGCCGCTCTCGAAGCTGCTGAAGGACGACGGCCGGGTGCTGCGCCAGGCCTCCTACGTGCACTCCTACCCGCACTGCTGGCGCTGCCGCAACCCGCTGATCTACAAGGCCGTCTCGAGCTGGTTCGTGCGCGTCACCGACATCAAGGACGACCTGCTGGCGGCGAACGAGCAGATCAACTGGGTTCCCGAGAACGTCAAGCACGGCCAGTTCGGCAAGTGGCTCGAGGGCGCGCGCGACTGGTCGATCAGCCGCAACCGCTACTGGGGCAGCCCGATCCCGGTGTGGAAGAGCGACGACGCGAACTACCCGCGCGTCGACGTCTACGGCTCGCTCGACGAGCTCGAGCGCGATTTCGGCGTGCGACCGAGTGACCTGCACCGCCCCGCGATCGACGAGCTGACCCGCCCGAACCCCGACGACCCGACCGGCAAGAGCACGATGCGCCGCATCCCCGACGTGCTCGACGTCTGGTTCGACTCCGGCTCCATGCCCTTCGCGCAGTTCCACTACCCGTTCGACAACGAGCAGTGGTTCGAGGAGCACAGCCCCGCCGACTACATCGTCGAGTACATCGGCCAGACGCGCGGCTGGTTCTACGTCATGCATGTGCTGTCGGTGGCGCTCTTCGGCCGGCCGGCGTTCGAGAACGTCATCAGCCACGGCATCATCCTCGGCGACGACGGCTTCAAGGCGTCGAAGTCGCGGCAGAACTACCCCGACGTGAACGAGTCGTTCGACACCTACGGGTCAGATGCCGTGCGCTGGAACCTCATGCAGGGCTCGATCCTGCGCGGCGGCAACTTCATCGTCTCGGAGGAGGGCATCCGCGAGGCACTGCGGCAGTTCCACCTGCCGCTGTGGTCGACCTGGTACTTCTTCTCCACCTACGCCAACCGCGCGGCCGACGGCCAGCCATACATCGCGAAGCGCTCGACCGCATCCGCCGACGTGCTCGACCGCTACATCCTCGCCAAGCTGCGCGAGACGGTCGTGTCGGTGACGGATGCGCTGGAGCGACTCGACGCCACGGGCGCCACCTGGGCGGTGCGCGAGTTCATCGACGTGCTGACCAACTGGTACGTGCGCGGATCGCGCGACCGGTTCTGGCGCGGTGTCGCGTCCGACGGCTCGGGCGCCGAGCCGTTCGACACGCTCCACACGGTGCTCGAGACCCTCACCCGGCTCGCGGCACCGCTGTCGCCGCTCGTGACCGAGGAGGTCTGGAAGGGCCTCACGGGTGGTCGCTCGGTGCACCTGACCGACTGGCCGACACCCGACGAGCTGCCGGCCGACCCCGAGCTGGTGGCGCAGATGGATGCCGTGCGCGCGATCGCGTCCGTCGGCAACGCCCTGCGCAAGCAGGCCCGCAAGCGCGTGCGGCTGCCGCTGCCGACCCTCACGGTCGTCGGCGCCGTCGACGTCTCCTCGTTCACCGACGTGCTGCGCGACGAGCTGAACGTGCGCGATGTGGTGCTCGAGGAGGCGGCGGAGGACGCGCTGGAGCGCTACGGCATCTCGCGCCGGCTGCAGGTCAACGCCCGCGCGGCCGGCCCGCGCCTTGGCAAGGACGTGCAGGGCGCCATCCAGGCCGCGCGCGCCGGCGACTGGTCGGTGACCGCCGACGACGATGGCGGCGAGACGGTCACCGTCGGCGGCATCGCGCTGGTCGACGGGGAGTACGAGCTCGCGCTCGAGGTCGCGGACGACACCGCAGCCGTCGGTTTCCTGCCCGGCGGCGGCTTCGTGGTGCTCGACACCGCGACCACGCCGGAGCTCGAGGCCGAGGGGCTCGCTCGCGACGTCGTGCGCGCCGTGCAGTCGGCGCGCAAGGATGCCGGGCTCGACGTGAGCGACCGCATCCGTCTCACGCTCGGCTCCGACAGCCACGGGGTCGCGGCACTGGAGGCGAACGCCGAGCTCGTCAAGGGCGAGACGCTGGCGGTCGAGCTGCTGCTCGAGCGCGTCGATGACACCATGGGCGAGCTCGCCGACGGGCGCACCGCGCACCGGGTGGGCGACGGATCGCCGCTGGCCATCTCCCTGGAGAAGGCGATCACGGTCGAGCAGGCGCAGGCATCAGCGGAGGGGACGCAGGCATGA
- a CDS encoding response regulator transcription factor yields MRILICEDSVLLREGIARLLSDAGHDVVAQLPDATALEAAITAHDPDLAILDVRMPPTRTNEGILAAIAIRARTTQHGGDRPRVLVLSQYVEERYAADLIAGGPAGFGYLLKDRVADVTDFLDAVERVANGGTVLDPEVVSQLLARRRRDARMERLTPRERQVLALMAEGSSNQSIADRLYISAGSVEKHISAVFQKLELEPEDGNRRVLAVIALLDAPGSTGYPGTPGQRSNPDVTGGIR; encoded by the coding sequence ATGCGCATCCTGATCTGCGAGGACAGCGTGCTGCTCCGCGAAGGCATCGCCCGACTCCTCAGCGACGCCGGCCACGACGTGGTCGCCCAGCTGCCCGACGCCACCGCGCTCGAGGCCGCGATCACCGCGCACGACCCGGATCTCGCGATCCTGGACGTGCGGATGCCGCCCACGCGCACCAACGAGGGCATCCTCGCCGCGATCGCGATCCGCGCCAGGACGACGCAGCACGGCGGCGACCGGCCGCGGGTGCTCGTGCTCTCGCAGTACGTCGAGGAGCGCTACGCGGCCGACCTGATCGCCGGCGGACCGGCCGGCTTCGGCTACCTGCTGAAGGATCGCGTGGCCGACGTGACCGACTTCCTCGACGCGGTGGAGCGGGTGGCGAACGGCGGGACGGTGCTCGACCCGGAGGTGGTCAGCCAGCTGCTCGCCCGGCGGCGCCGCGACGCCCGGATGGAGCGGCTCACGCCGCGCGAACGCCAGGTGCTCGCCCTGATGGCCGAGGGATCGTCCAACCAGAGCATCGCCGACCGCCTGTACATCTCGGCGGGGAGCGTCGAGAAGCACATCTCCGCGGTGTTCCAGAAGCTCGAACTCGAACCCGAGGACGGCAACCGCCGCGTGCTCGCGGTGATCGCGCTCCTCGACGCGCCCGGCTCCACGGGCTATCCCGGCACCCCGGGCCAGCGGAGCAACCCCGACGTGACCGGAGGCATCCGATGA
- a CDS encoding histidine kinase, translating into MHRVRTLIATVAHLALLGSIGIPILVTIATVAAAGIGTLIVLLGFLLVPLALLGLLGVAWFERERIAGLYGVDVPPAVFRQSPRTDWLRLPHRLLRILTDGQHWKAILSFFLASIFGAFTLPLLGLVGIGIPLALAGLGEAESIGIPLTSFAVPVAWAPLIGALAFLAGLAGTVGLAIAHRNITTSLLVPDDRERLAQEANAERERRHGAVRAADFDRTRIERDLHDGVQPRLVSIAMQLGMARDKLETDPAAARQLIDEAHASSKSAVTELRQVARGIHVAVLDDRGLDAAVSALAARSVVPVEIDARIETRCSRDAETAVYFAIAEGLTNAQKHARASRIRIAIRTRAGAAAPASLWARIEDDGIGGAERQAGGGIDGLAHRVAGVGGTLTVTSPAGGPTAIEVEVPCAS; encoded by the coding sequence ATGCACCGCGTCCGCACACTGATCGCCACCGTCGCGCACCTCGCGCTGCTCGGCTCCATCGGCATCCCGATCCTCGTCACGATCGCCACGGTCGCCGCCGCGGGCATCGGCACGCTGATCGTGCTGCTCGGATTCCTGCTCGTGCCGCTGGCGCTGCTCGGCCTGCTGGGCGTCGCGTGGTTCGAGCGCGAGCGCATCGCCGGCCTCTACGGCGTCGACGTGCCGCCGGCGGTCTTCCGGCAGTCGCCCCGCACCGACTGGCTGCGCCTGCCGCACCGGCTGCTGCGCATCCTCACCGACGGCCAGCACTGGAAGGCCATCCTCAGCTTCTTCCTCGCGAGCATCTTCGGCGCGTTCACGCTGCCGCTGCTGGGCCTCGTGGGCATCGGCATCCCGCTCGCGCTCGCCGGGCTCGGGGAGGCGGAGTCGATCGGCATCCCGCTCACGAGCTTTGCCGTGCCGGTGGCGTGGGCCCCGCTCATCGGTGCACTCGCCTTCCTCGCAGGGCTCGCCGGCACGGTCGGCCTCGCGATCGCCCATCGCAACATCACGACGAGCCTGCTCGTGCCCGACGACCGCGAGCGCCTCGCGCAGGAGGCGAACGCCGAGCGCGAGCGCCGTCACGGCGCCGTCCGCGCGGCCGACTTCGACCGCACCCGCATCGAGCGCGACCTGCACGACGGGGTGCAGCCGCGCCTGGTGTCGATCGCGATGCAGCTCGGGATGGCGCGCGACAAGCTCGAGACCGACCCGGCAGCCGCGCGCCAGCTGATCGACGAGGCGCACGCATCGTCGAAGTCGGCCGTCACCGAGCTGCGACAGGTCGCCCGCGGCATCCATGTCGCGGTGCTCGACGACCGCGGGCTCGACGCCGCGGTGTCGGCACTCGCCGCGCGCAGCGTCGTGCCGGTCGAGATCGACGCACGCATCGAAACCCGCTGCAGCCGCGACGCCGAGACCGCCGTCTACTTCGCGATCGCCGAGGGGCTCACGAACGCCCAGAAGCACGCCCGCGCCAGCCGCATCCGCATCGCCATCCGCACCCGCGCGGGCGCCGCAGCACCAGCATCGCTGTGGGCCCGCATCGAGGACGACGGCATCGGCGGCGCGGAGCGCCAGGCCGGCGGCGGCATCGACGGCCTCGCCCACCGGGTCGCCGGCGTCGGCGGCACGCTCACCGTCACCAGCCCCGCAGGGGGCCCGACCGCGATCGAGGTGGAGGTGCCATGCGCATCCTGA
- a CDS encoding aminotransferase class IV — protein sequence MSAPLLALLDGSIVDVAQPIVRADDLGVVRGDGVFDAALARRDARGAPCIRDRQAHLDRLERSAAILQLPVPDRAGYERAIDALLAAWDFGAESEAIIRLVLTRGPEAGGDPTAFALMAPLGASAIREREDGVSVTLLGRGHDGDEVAAMPWLLPGAKSLSYSINMAAKRHAAQRGFDDVIFVSPAGLLLEGPTSTLVVDRGGRLLTPKQDGILASITLEHLMRDAPGAGLDVAFESLTPDDLRDSDGAWLLSSGRLLARVTSVDGAALPTSRLDQELRDLLDV from the coding sequence ATGAGCGCGCCGCTGCTCGCCCTGCTCGACGGCTCGATCGTCGACGTCGCGCAGCCGATCGTGCGAGCCGATGACCTCGGCGTGGTGCGCGGCGACGGCGTCTTCGATGCTGCCCTCGCACGGCGCGACGCGCGCGGTGCGCCGTGCATCCGCGACCGGCAGGCGCATCTCGACCGGCTGGAGCGCTCGGCCGCGATCCTGCAGCTGCCCGTGCCCGATCGCGCCGGCTACGAGCGCGCGATCGACGCGCTGCTCGCCGCGTGGGACTTCGGTGCCGAGTCCGAGGCGATCATCCGCTTGGTGCTCACCCGCGGACCGGAGGCTGGCGGCGACCCGACCGCCTTCGCCCTCATGGCGCCGCTGGGCGCATCCGCGATCCGCGAGCGCGAGGACGGCGTCAGCGTGACGCTGCTCGGCCGCGGGCACGACGGCGACGAGGTGGCCGCGATGCCGTGGCTGCTGCCGGGCGCGAAGAGTCTGTCCTACTCGATCAACATGGCTGCGAAGCGGCACGCGGCGCAACGCGGCTTCGACGATGTCATCTTCGTGTCGCCGGCCGGGCTGCTGCTGGAGGGCCCGACCTCGACCCTCGTGGTCGACCGTGGCGGGAGGCTGCTGACGCCGAAGCAGGACGGCATCCTCGCCTCGATCACCCTCGAGCACCTCATGCGCGATGCCCCCGGCGCAGGCCTCGACGTGGCGTTCGAGTCGCTCACCCCGGACGACCTGCGCGACAGCGATGGCGCCTGGCTGTTGTCGTCAGGACGCCTGCTGGCACGCGTGACGAGCGTCGATGGCGCGGCGCTGCCGACCTCGCGGTTGGATCAGGAACTGCGCGACCTGCTCGACGTCTGA
- a CDS encoding helix-turn-helix domain-containing protein has translation MAASKGPGRPRASSAETIHEAALELFLEHGYDAVSVDDIARRAGVSRGTVFAYCDSKADALWVGLDAAIERAGGALLTGDGDALRRLVDAIVIAVEPWGTTPPPALRDAPTMGAVEALRDGAPARLQALLDRASLALALERDALPESTDAAVAPVAILAAACAAVVAWTRSPARGSAASAVRSAIEPIAAASRMGNDLAD, from the coding sequence ATGGCAGCGTCGAAGGGCCCTGGCCGCCCGCGCGCGTCGAGCGCCGAGACGATCCACGAGGCGGCACTCGAGCTCTTCCTCGAGCACGGCTACGACGCCGTCAGCGTCGATGACATCGCCCGGCGCGCGGGCGTCTCGCGTGGCACGGTCTTCGCCTACTGCGACTCGAAGGCCGATGCGCTCTGGGTCGGCCTGGATGCGGCCATCGAGCGCGCGGGCGGGGCGCTCCTGACCGGCGACGGAGACGCGCTCCGGCGTCTGGTCGATGCGATCGTGATCGCCGTCGAGCCGTGGGGCACGACGCCGCCGCCGGCACTGCGGGATGCGCCGACCATGGGCGCAGTGGAGGCGCTGCGCGATGGGGCGCCCGCTCGGCTGCAGGCACTGCTGGACCGCGCATCCCTCGCGCTCGCGCTCGAGCGCGACGCGCTGCCGGAGTCGACCGATGCCGCGGTCGCCCCGGTGGCGATCCTCGCCGCCGCGTGCGCGGCGGTAGTGGCATGGACGCGCAGCCCGGCACGGGGCAGCGCGGCCAGCGCGGTGCGCAGCGCGATCGAGCCGATCGCGGCAGCATCACGAATGGGCAACGATCTCGCGGACTAA